A region of the Hyla sarda isolate aHylSar1 unplaced genomic scaffold, aHylSar1.hap1 scaffold_3055, whole genome shotgun sequence genome:
acattgtatgataggagattagattgtgagctcctggggtcagggatgatgggagtgatacattgtataataggagattagattgtgatctcctggggtcagggatgatgggagtgatacattgtatgtgataggagattagattgtgagctcctggggtcagggatgatgggagtgatacattgtatgtgataggagattagattgtgagctcctggggtcagggatgatgggagtgatacattgtatgtgatagattagattgtgagctcctggggtcagggatgatgggagtgatacattgtatgtgataggagataaCAATAATGTCTGTGgttagggatgatgggagtgttaTGTGTGTACAGCGCTGCAGTCTATGTCGCCAGCATGTAATTTCCAGGTAATAAGGGTCACTCTGTCTTGCAGGTCATGGTGAATGTGACTGCGGGGAGTGTAAGTGTCACGCCGGCTACATCGGTGAAAACTGTAACTGCACCACGGAGACGGACAGCTGTATGTCCAGTGACGGGCGAATGTGCAGCGGAAAAGGAACGTGTGTGTGCGGCCGCTGCCAGTGCATCCAGCCCGGAGCGTTTGGGGAGACATGTGAGAAGTGCCCCACCTGCCCCGACGCCTGTGGAACAAAAAGGTAAAGACCTAAACAGCCCCCATTACAACATGCAGattatgcaggggggggggggacatagcaGTTGGAGGGTTATGGattaatacagtcatggccgtaaatgttggcacccctgaaaatgaagtattcctcacagaaaaggattgcagtaacacaggttttgctatatacatgtttattccctttgtgtgtattggaactaaaccaaaaagggaggaaaaaaagcaaattggacatattgtcaccctttcaaaattgtggataaataagattgtttccagcatgtgatgatcctttatactcacctgggacaagtaacaggtgtgggcaatataaaaatcccaccttaaagcagataaaaaggagagaagttcacttagtctttgcattgtgtgccgtactaagcatggacaaccgaaagaggagaagagaactgtctgaggacttgagaaccaaaattgtggaaaaatatcaacaatctccaggttacaagtccatctccagagatctagatttgcctttgtccacagtgcgcaacattaacaacccatggcactgtagctaatctccctggacggaagagaaaaattgatgaaaggtgtcaacacaggatagtccggatggtggataagcagccccaaacaagttccaaagatattcaagctgtcctgcaggttcagggagcatcagtgtcagcgcgaactatccggcgacatttaaatgaaatgagacactatggaggagacccaggaggaccccactatggaggagacccaggaggaccccactatggaggagacccaggaggaccccactatggaggagacccaggaggaccccgctatggaggagaccatggaggagacccaggaggaccccactatggaggagacccaggaggaccccactatggaggagacccaggaggactccactatggaggagacccaggaggaccccgctatggaggagacccaggaggactccactatggaggagacccaggaggactccactatggaggagacccaggaggaccccactatggaggagacccaggaggaccccactatggaggagacccaggaggactccactatggaggagacccaggaggaccccactgctgaaacagagacataataaagcaagactacattttgccaaaatgaacttgagtaaccaaaatccttctgggaaaacgtcttgtggacagatgagaccaagatagagctttttggtaaagcccatcattctactgtttaccgaaaacggaatgaggcctccaaagaaaagaacacagaacctacagtgacatatgggggaggtcagtgatgttttgggttgttttgctgcctctggcactgggggccttgaatgtgtacaagacatcatgaaatctgaggattaccaatggattttgggtcgcactgtacagcccagtgtcagaaagctgggtttgtgtccgagatcttgggtcttccagcaggacaatgaccccaaacatacgtcaaaaagccccagaaatggatgacaacaaagcgctggagagttctgaagtgtcagcaatgagtccagatctaaatcccattgatcacctgtagagagatcttataattactgttgggaaaaggcgccttccaataagagaccgggagcagtttgtaaaggaagaggggtccaacattccagctgagaggtgtaagaagcttattgattgttataggaagagtgatccaacattccggctgagaggtggaagaagcttattgattgttataggaagagtggtccaacattccggctgagaggtggaagaagcttattgatggttataggaagagtggtccaacattccggctgagaggtgttagaagcttattgatggttataggaagacactgatttcacttattttttccaaagggtgtgcaaccaaatattaagttaaggggacaataattgtgtccagaccatttttggagtttggtgacattatgtccaatttgcttttatcctccttttttggtttagttccaatacacacaaagggaataaacatgtgtatagcaaaacatgtgttactgcaatcctttcctgtgagaaatacttcattgtctagagacatttcaggggtgccaacatttacggccatgactgtacatgtaAATTTCTGCGTCTGTTTCAGGGACTGTATCGAGTGTCGTCTCTACCAGACCGGACGCCTCGCCGACAACCAGACCTGCCAGAAACTCTGCAAGGACGAGATCATCACGGTGGAGACACTCGGTAAGGCTCCTGTGCGCCCCCTGATGGCTTCATTGTATTATAAGATGTTCAGATACATTTATATGGACTGTTTGCTGTCAATGAACGAAAATGATGATTAATTACAGGTAAAGGCTAAAACTGTGACCTGACCTAGATCAGtgattcccagccagggtgcctacagctgttgcaaaacgacaactcccagcatgcccggacagccaacggctgtccgggcatgctgggagttgtagttttgttacagctggaggcacactggttgggaaacaccggtttGTACAGATACATTGTGTCCTGCACTTTATCGCACCCTTTATAAAGACTCATAGAGCTGCGTTCACACTGCACATCCCTCTCCTGCTTTATAATGCACCAATCATTGTGGTAGCGCAAAAaactgcttcccaaccagtgtgcctacagctgtttgcaaaactacaactcccatcacaacCTGAAAAGTTGGATATTAGATAGTAAgctctggggtcagggatgatgagaGAAAtgcattgtatgtgatagattagattgtgagctcctggggtcagggatgatgggagtgatacattgtatgtgataggagattagattgtcagctcctggggtcagggatgatgggagtgatacattgtatgtgataggagattagattgtgagctcctggggtcagggatgatgggagtgatacattgtatgtgataggagattagattgtgagctcctggggtcagggatgatgggagtgatacattgtatgtgataggagattagattgtcagctcctggggtcagggatgatgggagtgatacattgtatgtgataggagattagattgtcagctcctggggtcagggatgatgggagtgatacattgtatgtgataggagattagattgtcagctcctggggtcagggatgatgggagtgatacattgtatgataggagattagattgtgagctcctggggtcagggatgatgggagtgatacattgtatgtgataggagattagattgtgagctcctggggttagggatgatgggagtgatacattgtatgtgataggagattagattgtgagctcctggggtcagggatgatgggagtgatacattgtatgtgataggagattagattgtgagctcctggggtcagggatgatgggagtgatacattgtatgataggagattagattgtgagctcctggggtcagggatgatgggagtgatacattgtatgtgataggagaatagattgtcagctcctggggtcagggatgatgggagtgatacattgtatgataggagattagattgtgagctcctggggtcagggatgatgggagtgatacattatatgataggagattagattgtgagctcctggggtcagggatgatgggagtgatacattgtatgataggagattagattgtgagctcctggggtcagggatgatgggagtgatacattgtatgtgataggagattagattgtcagctcctggggtcagggatgatgggagtgatacattgtatgtgataggagattagattgtcagctcctggggtcagggatgatgggagtgatacattgtatgataggagattagattgcgaGCTCCTGGGTTCAGGGATgataggagtgatacattgtatgtgataggagattagattgtgagctcctggggtcagggatgatgggagtgatacattgtatgttaggagattagattgtgagctcttggggtcagggatgatgggagtgatacattgtatgtgataggagattagattgtgagcttctggggtcagggatgatgggagtgatacattgtatgataggagattagattgtgagctcctggggtcagggatgatgggagtgatacattgtatgtgataggagattagattgtgagctcctggggtcagggatgatgggagtgatacattgtatgataggagattagattgtgatctcctggggtcagggatgatgggagtgatacattgtatgataggagattagattgtgagctcctggggtcagggatgatgggagtgatacattgtatgtgataggagattagattgtcagctcctggggtcagggatgatgggagtgatacattgtatgtgataggagattagattgtcagctcctggggtcagggatgatgggagtgatacattgtatgataggagattagattgcgaGCTCCTGGGTTCAGGGATgataggagtgatacattgtatgtgataggagattagattgtgagctcctggggtcagggatgatgggagtgatacattgtatgataggagattagattgtgatctcctggggtcagggatgatgggagtgatacattgtatgataggagattagattgtgagctcctggggtcagggatgatgggagtgatacattgtatgtgataggagattagattgtgagcttctggggtcagggatgatgggagtgatacattgtatgataggagattagattgtgagctcctggggtcagggatgatgggagtgatacattgtatgtgataggagattagattgtgagctcctggggtcagggatgatgggagtgatacattgtatgataggagattagattgtgatctcctggggtcagggatgatggaagtgatacattgtatgtgacagattagattgtcagctcctggggtcagggatgatgggagtgatacattgtatgataggagattagattgtgagctcctggggtcagggatgatgggagtgatacattgtatgtgacagattagattgtcagctcctgggatcagggatgatgggagtgatacattgtatgtgagatACAGAGATTACATTGTGATACATTGTAGTGGAGAAAAGAGATTTGTGCTGCTGTGTTCAGATCATAGGGTCAAGACAAAACTTCTTACAGCTGAGGATTTGTTACAATGCTTCagactagatcagtggtctccaaactgcaacagctggaggtccacagtttgcagaccacgggACTAGATCCTGTGGCTTcccttctgctgcaaaactacaactcccagcatgcctgaacagccgttggctgtccatgcatgctgggagttgtagttttgcagcagatgtTTGCACACTAATTCTCCTATTTATGTCACTGACGTGCGCCGCTCCTGAGGGTGAGGAATTTGAAGTGGATATTACCGTGGCCGCTCGCCATGGAGTGCGTACCCTTCAGGTTCTCACAGGGCGCAGTCGTGTAGAGTACTGGGTTGGGGCGGGCGCACGCCTCGTCACAGCGGTCTCTGggactatatatattattttcttttttattaggtCTTGTTTTTAACTTCTTGCTTGTTCGGTCTCTTCTGACCTAATGGACTCCATATGTCTTGACAGGAAGCTGCTGGAATGTGCTGGAATTCCAGTGTCCCTATAGTTGCGCTCATTATCCCGCGctgacccctccccctcccgCGGCAGGAATCCTGGGAGCTGTCACTGCAGGAATTCGGCGCAAATGTTTCTGTTTTGCTGATGTTTAGAGTTTTGGGCCAAGCTGGAAGCCTCGTCCTGGCGTGTGCCATAGACACAGATGAGGACAGCTGCCGCCTGCGCTGTTCATCCGCACAGAGACACCTACTGGTGCATAATGGGAGTGCAGCGCAGCAGTTGTAATGGGCAGGAGGTACTGTGGGCCTCGTACCTCGGTAGCAGCGCTCATCCCGGATGATCAGCCCTTTACGATTTAACATATATTACAATAGGGGGCCCCCAGATCCGCCCACAGTCATTGGTGTTATCTTTATGCTTTTATTTTGTCTTTCAGACACGGACAACCCTGAGGCCGTTCTGTGCGTCTACAAGACGGAGAATGAATGTGTGATGAGGTTCACCTACTCCGAGGACCCGAATGGGAAATCCGTCCTGACTGCACTGAAGGAACCAGGTGAGTGATCGGTCCATGGAGTTGGGGTCAATTAGACAGTAAATAATAATAACTACAGAGGAACCAGGTGATTGGTCGGTCCTCGGGGGTGGGTGCAGGCAGAAAGACAGTATATAACATCTACAGAGGAACCAGGTAAGTGGTCagaccttggggggggggggggtcagacagTATACAACATCTACAGGGGAACCAGGTAAGTGATCAGTCCTCGGGGGTGGGTGCAGGCAGACAGTATATAACATCTACAGGGGAACCAGGTGATTGGTCGGTCCTCAGGGGAGGGGTTCAGACAGTATATAACATCTGCAGATGTATCCAACTCTACTACTTCTGCCTGACAAAAAAACATAACGCACCAGGAAGAAGTTGTTGGAATCAAATAGAACTTTCTATGTGACTGTAATGATCTATGGAAGTGATGACAATATTAGAGGAAAAGGAGATTATTGGGGAAAACTACAATAGAAAGGAGGCTCTAGTACTCCAGctgggatacaagatgagatacagatgggatacatggaggctctagtactccaGCTGGGATgcaagatgagatacagatgggatacatggaggctctagtactccagctgggatacaagatgagatacagatggGATACATGGTGGTTCTAGTACTCCAGctgggatacaagatgagatacatggaggctctagtactccaGCCTGGATACAAAATGAGATAcagatgggatacatggaggctctagtactccagcctggatacaagatgagatacagatgggatacatggaggctctagtactccagctgggatacaagatgagatacacatgggatacatgaaggctctagtactccagcctggatacaagatgagatacagatgggatacatggaggctctagtactccagctgggatacaagatgagatacacatGGGATACATAAAGGCTCTAGTACtccagcctggatacaagatgagatacagatg
Encoded here:
- the LOC130328303 gene encoding integrin beta-5-like — translated: MSSDGRMCSGKGTCVCGRCQCIQPGAFGETCEKCPTCPDACGTKRDCIECRLYQTGRLADNQTCQKLCKDEIITVETLDTDNPEAVLCVYKTENECVMRFTYSEDPNGKSVLTALKEPVCASAPDALTVLLAVVGSILLVGLVLLAVWKLLVTVHDRREFARFQSERSRAKYEMAANPLYRQPISTHNVDEMYSMMGKSYNGTSNGFRLADDID